The following proteins are encoded in a genomic region of Nocardioides sp. cx-173:
- a CDS encoding DUF4235 domain-containing protein produces MASDSSKIWTVFSLGAAIGAAAITKKVLNTSWKAATGKNPPANPADPDVDVWEAVAWAAVSGTFIALARMLAARKAADYYAKSTGHLPPGLHQDDQDASAPTPVT; encoded by the coding sequence ATGGCCTCCGACAGCTCCAAGATCTGGACCGTCTTCTCGCTCGGCGCTGCGATCGGCGCCGCCGCGATCACCAAGAAGGTGCTCAACACCTCGTGGAAGGCGGCGACCGGCAAGAACCCGCCCGCCAACCCGGCCGACCCCGACGTGGACGTCTGGGAGGCGGTGGCGTGGGCGGCCGTCAGCGGCACGTTCATCGCCCTGGCCCGGATGCTGGCGGCGCGCAAGGCGGCCGACTACTACGCGAAGTCCACGGGTCACCTGCCCCCGGGGCTGCACCAGGACGACCAGGACGCCTCCGCCCCGACGCCGGTGACCTGA
- a CDS encoding DUF3710 domain-containing protein gives MKFRRKSDVDAAPEAVDESGSPDTESGPTGPYDVDDLPDDGVERVDLGSLVIAPEADRELRLQVDEKSGNVQAVVLAGPDGALELRAFAAPRGGDLWAEVRPQIAADMSRRGGTATEREGEFGPELVCQLTVKRPDGTTGTQPSRIIGVNGPRWLLRATLLGRPALEPEAAGTWIEALRRVAVRRGAHALPVGEALPLVMPENARRVDPPTP, from the coding sequence GTGAAGTTCCGCCGCAAGTCCGACGTCGACGCCGCCCCCGAGGCGGTGGACGAGAGCGGCTCGCCGGACACCGAGAGCGGACCCACCGGCCCCTACGACGTGGACGACCTGCCCGACGACGGCGTCGAGCGCGTCGACCTGGGCTCGCTGGTGATCGCGCCCGAGGCCGACCGCGAGCTGCGGCTGCAGGTCGACGAGAAGTCCGGCAACGTCCAGGCCGTGGTGCTGGCCGGCCCCGACGGGGCCCTCGAGCTGCGCGCGTTCGCCGCGCCGCGGGGTGGCGACCTCTGGGCCGAGGTGCGGCCCCAGATCGCGGCCGACATGTCACGCCGCGGCGGCACGGCCACCGAGCGCGAGGGCGAGTTCGGTCCCGAGCTGGTCTGCCAGCTCACGGTGAAGCGTCCCGACGGCACCACCGGGACCCAGCCCTCGCGGATCATCGGCGTCAACGGGCCGCGCTGGCTGCTGCGCGCCACCCTGCTCGGGCGCCCGGCCCTGGAGCCCGAGGCAGCCGGGACCTGGATCGAGGCCCTTCGCCGGGTCGCCGTACGCCGCGGCGCGCACGCGCTGCCCGTCGGGGAGGCGCTCCCGCTCGTCATGCCGGAGAACGCCCGCCGCGTCGACCCGCCCACCCCGTGA
- a CDS encoding inositol monophosphatase family protein — translation MTTRPEPAALADLADLADLALETARLAAELVRGRQAAGVSVAATKSSNIDIVTEADHASEALIRDTIRARRPADAFLGEEGEAEAGTTGVRWIIDPIDGTVNFLYGLPQYAVSIAAELDGEVVAGVVLNAATGLEYVARWDDGRLVATRDGQPIAVRGEAPLSHRLIGTGFSYDREVRVVQAQAVTRLLPHIRDVRRLGSAALDMCAVADGQLDGYIEEGVHLWDHAAAGLIARAAGARTELTRGAGGLTLMLCAPAHGFEEFREATRQAGFMAPVTIAGNRE, via the coding sequence GTGACGACCCGTCCCGAGCCGGCCGCGCTGGCAGACCTGGCCGACCTGGCCGACCTGGCGCTGGAGACCGCCCGCCTCGCCGCCGAGCTGGTCCGGGGGCGCCAGGCGGCGGGCGTCAGCGTGGCCGCCACCAAGTCCAGCAACATCGACATCGTCACCGAGGCCGACCACGCCTCCGAGGCCCTGATCCGCGACACCATCCGTGCCCGGCGCCCGGCCGACGCGTTCCTGGGCGAGGAGGGCGAGGCCGAGGCCGGCACCACCGGGGTGCGGTGGATCATCGACCCGATCGACGGCACCGTGAACTTCCTCTACGGCCTGCCCCAGTACGCCGTGTCGATCGCGGCCGAGCTGGACGGCGAGGTGGTCGCCGGGGTGGTCCTCAACGCGGCCACCGGCCTCGAGTACGTCGCCCGCTGGGACGACGGACGCCTCGTCGCCACCCGCGACGGGCAACCGATCGCCGTACGCGGGGAGGCGCCGCTGTCGCACCGGCTGATCGGCACCGGCTTCTCCTACGACCGCGAGGTGCGCGTCGTCCAGGCGCAGGCCGTCACCCGTCTGCTGCCCCACATCCGCGACGTACGACGGCTCGGATCGGCGGCCCTCGACATGTGCGCCGTCGCCGACGGCCAGCTCGACGGCTACATCGAGGAGGGGGTCCACCTGTGGGACCACGCGGCCGCCGGGCTGATCGCGCGCGCGGCCGGCGCGCGCACCGAGCTGACCCGGGGCGCCGGCGGCCTGACCTTGATGCTGTGTGCTCCGGCTCACGGATTCGAGGAGTTCCGAGAGGCCACCCGTCAGGCCGGTTTCATGGCACCTGTCACCATCGCGGGCAACAGGGAATAG
- the dut gene encoding dUTP diphosphatase, translating to MPTPDPAPATSAVTIEVVRLDPDLPLPSYAHPGDAGADLVTTVDVTLAPGERALVPTGVAIALPEGYVALVHPRSGLAARHGLSIVNTPGTIDAGYRGEIKVLLINHDRTAPIELRRGDRVAQLVVQRFERAHFAEVGQLPDSVRGVGGYGSTGGFGPS from the coding sequence GTGCCCACGCCCGACCCCGCCCCAGCCACGAGCGCGGTGACCATCGAGGTGGTCCGCCTGGACCCCGACCTGCCGCTGCCGTCGTACGCCCATCCCGGCGACGCGGGCGCCGACCTGGTGACGACCGTCGACGTGACGCTGGCGCCGGGGGAGCGGGCCCTGGTGCCCACCGGCGTCGCGATCGCACTGCCGGAGGGCTACGTCGCCCTCGTGCACCCGCGCTCGGGGCTGGCCGCGCGCCACGGCCTCTCCATCGTCAACACCCCGGGCACCATCGACGCGGGGTACCGCGGCGAGATCAAGGTGCTGCTCATCAACCACGACCGCACCGCACCGATCGAGCTGCGCCGCGGCGACCGGGTCGCACAGCTGGTCGTCCAGCGGTTCGAGCGGGCGCACTTCGCCGAGGTGGGGCAACTGCCCGACAGCGTCCGTGGCGTCGGGGGCTACGGTTCTACCGGGGGCTTCGGCCCATCCTGA
- a CDS encoding DUF3093 domain-containing protein, which translates to MTSTAETVYAERLTVPLRWWVQGTMLVATLWLALVVAVPGPVAWVTTALALGLLAAALLTYGSARVEVRGGELRAGPAHIEVAHLGAAVALDADQTRRAAGVDADARAFLVLRPYLKRAVKITVNDPADPTPYWLVSTRHPERLVEALRAATSL; encoded by the coding sequence GTGACCAGCACCGCCGAGACCGTGTACGCCGAGCGGCTGACGGTCCCCCTGCGCTGGTGGGTCCAGGGCACCATGCTCGTGGCGACGCTCTGGCTGGCCCTCGTCGTGGCCGTGCCGGGCCCGGTCGCCTGGGTGACCACGGCCCTCGCGCTGGGGCTGCTGGCCGCGGCGCTGCTCACCTACGGCTCGGCCCGCGTCGAGGTACGCGGCGGCGAGCTGCGCGCCGGGCCGGCGCACATCGAGGTCGCCCATCTCGGGGCGGCCGTCGCGCTCGACGCCGACCAGACCCGCCGCGCCGCCGGCGTGGACGCGGACGCGCGCGCGTTCCTGGTGCTGCGGCCCTACCTCAAGCGCGCCGTCAAGATCACGGTCAACGACCCGGCCGACCCCACGCCGTACTGGCTGGTGAGCACGCGCCATCCCGAGCGCCTGGTCGAGGCGCTGCGCGCCGCGACTAGTCTCTGA
- a CDS encoding OB-fold nucleic acid binding domain-containing protein, which translates to MSKLRRTISRWANSSDQHARDLRRTYADSGVATIADAPDRELVRLRGTLRTVTLRPRGGVPALEAELFDGSGVLTVVWLGRRRIAGISPGRSIEVQGRIGAHDGIRIIYNPRYELMP; encoded by the coding sequence ATGAGCAAGCTGCGACGCACGATCAGCCGGTGGGCCAACAGCTCCGACCAGCACGCCCGCGACCTGCGGCGCACCTACGCCGACTCCGGCGTCGCTACGATCGCCGACGCCCCCGACCGCGAGCTGGTCCGCCTGCGGGGGACGCTGCGTACCGTCACCCTGCGCCCGCGTGGCGGCGTACCCGCCCTCGAGGCCGAGCTGTTCGACGGCTCCGGGGTGCTCACCGTCGTGTGGCTCGGCCGCCGGCGGATCGCCGGCATCTCCCCGGGCCGCTCGATCGAGGTGCAGGGCCGCATCGGTGCCCACGACGGCATCCGAATCATCTACAACCCGCGCTACGAGCTGATGCCGTGA
- a CDS encoding DUF4193 domain-containing protein: MATDYDAPRKNEEDQSEESIEELKARRHDKNSGKVDEDEAEAAEAFELPGADLSHEELAVEVKPKQEDEFTCMSCFLVHHRSQLADSKKMICRDCV; encoded by the coding sequence ATGGCTACTGACTACGACGCACCGCGTAAGAACGAGGAAGACCAGTCCGAGGAGAGCATCGAAGAGCTCAAGGCGCGTCGCCACGACAAGAACTCCGGCAAGGTCGACGAGGACGAGGCGGAGGCCGCAGAGGCGTTCGAGCTTCCCGGCGCCGATCTTTCCCACGAGGAGCTCGCCGTCGAGGTGAAGCCCAAGCAGGAGGACGAGTTCACCTGCATGAGCTGTTTCCTGGTCCACCACCGCAGCCAGCTGGCCGACAGCAAGAAGATGATCTGCCGCGACTGCGTCTGA
- a CDS encoding MFS transporter: MLNTYRQILTKPGSALFSATGLVARLPISMVGLGIVLLVEDASGSYGVAGAVSAAHLLANALFAVLQGKLVDRLGQSRVLPVVVSVWGVALALLMWSVESDWPTVLTYALAVLAGASLPSVGSCVRARWSYVARDPQELQTAFALEAVADEAVFIVGPILVTVLATAIHPVAGLTTALVVGVLGTYAFAAQRSTEPPPHLPTADRSERPRMPWRVLAPLGVVSTMLGVLFGAAEVATVAFAEEQDAKAYAGALLALWAAGSLIAGVLSGAVAWRRGPAYRLRWGTLAMALVMAPLTFIDSLVVMGAVLFVAGFAVAPTLISTMSLCEQVVPAARITEGMALLQTGLVAGVAPGAALAGVLIDSRGAAAAYLVPVVGGALAVLAAQAIRTSEPTTVSPVMSHD, encoded by the coding sequence ATGCTCAACACCTACCGCCAGATCCTCACCAAGCCGGGGAGCGCCCTGTTCAGCGCCACCGGACTGGTCGCGCGGCTGCCGATCTCGATGGTCGGGCTCGGCATCGTCCTGCTCGTCGAGGACGCGTCGGGCTCGTACGGGGTCGCCGGGGCGGTCTCGGCCGCGCACCTGCTGGCCAACGCGCTCTTCGCGGTCCTCCAGGGCAAGCTGGTGGACCGCCTGGGGCAGTCGCGCGTGCTGCCCGTGGTCGTCAGCGTCTGGGGCGTGGCGCTGGCGCTGCTGATGTGGTCGGTGGAGTCGGACTGGCCGACGGTGCTGACCTACGCCTTGGCGGTCCTCGCCGGAGCGTCGCTGCCGTCGGTCGGCAGCTGCGTGCGGGCCCGGTGGTCCTACGTCGCCCGCGACCCCCAGGAGCTGCAGACCGCCTTCGCGCTGGAGGCCGTCGCCGACGAGGCGGTGTTCATCGTCGGGCCGATCCTGGTCACCGTGCTGGCCACCGCGATCCACCCCGTCGCCGGGCTCACGACGGCGCTCGTGGTCGGGGTCCTGGGCACCTACGCGTTCGCGGCTCAGCGCAGCACGGAGCCGCCGCCGCACCTGCCCACCGCGGATCGATCCGAGCGGCCCCGGATGCCGTGGCGGGTGCTGGCGCCGCTGGGCGTGGTCTCCACGATGCTCGGGGTGCTCTTCGGCGCCGCCGAGGTCGCCACGGTCGCCTTCGCCGAGGAGCAGGACGCCAAGGCGTACGCCGGCGCGCTGCTCGCCCTCTGGGCCGCGGGCAGCCTGATCGCGGGCGTCCTCAGCGGCGCCGTCGCCTGGCGGCGCGGACCGGCGTACCGGCTGCGGTGGGGCACCCTCGCGATGGCCCTGGTGATGGCCCCCCTCACCTTCATCGACTCGCTGGTCGTCATGGGGGCGGTGCTGTTCGTCGCGGGGTTCGCCGTCGCGCCCACGCTCATCTCCACGATGTCGCTGTGCGAGCAGGTGGTGCCGGCGGCGCGGATCACCGAGGGCATGGCCCTGCTGCAGACCGGCCTGGTGGCCGGCGTCGCTCCCGGAGCCGCCCTCGCGGGGGTGCTCATCGACAGCCGTGGCGCCGCCGCGGCCTACCTGGTGCCCGTCGTCGGCGGCGCGCTGGCCGTCCTCGCCGCCCAGGCCATCCGCACGAGCGAGCCCACTACGGTGAGCCC
- a CDS encoding ferrochelatase: MPNPDASPYDALLLVSFGGPEAPDEVVPFLENVTRGRGIPRQRLEAVGEHYFLLGGRSPINDLNRDLMAAIEADLRAAGIDLPVYWGNRNWDPYLRDTLAQMAADGVTRAACFVTSTYSSWSSCRQYRENLYDAVDGLEGAPALDKLRHYFNHPGFLEPMVDATLAALADLPEDVRAGAHLAFVTHSIPETMSETSGPDGGAYVDQHLSAAEEVARQVAETTGIAHPWRLVYCSRSGSPETPWLEPDVNDHLRSLHEDGAPAVVLVPSGFVSDHMEVVYDLDTEALATARDLGLPARRAATAGTDPRFVAMVRDLLLERAAAERGEAVVRNAVGRLGASWDRCPVGCCANPRADRPALCGERGDA; the protein is encoded by the coding sequence GTGCCCAATCCAGATGCCTCCCCGTACGACGCCCTGCTCCTCGTCTCGTTCGGCGGCCCCGAGGCGCCGGACGAGGTCGTGCCGTTCCTGGAGAACGTGACCCGGGGACGCGGGATCCCGCGCCAGCGGCTGGAGGCCGTGGGGGAGCACTACTTCCTGCTGGGCGGCCGCTCGCCGATCAACGACCTCAACCGTGACTTGATGGCCGCCATCGAGGCCGACCTCCGGGCTGCCGGCATCGACCTGCCGGTCTACTGGGGCAACCGCAACTGGGACCCCTACCTGCGCGACACGCTGGCGCAGATGGCGGCCGACGGGGTGACCCGTGCCGCCTGCTTCGTGACCAGCACCTACTCGTCGTGGTCCAGCTGCCGGCAGTACCGCGAGAACCTCTACGACGCCGTCGACGGCCTCGAGGGCGCTCCGGCGCTGGACAAGCTGCGTCACTACTTCAATCACCCGGGGTTCCTGGAGCCCATGGTCGACGCCACGCTCGCGGCGCTCGCGGACCTGCCCGAGGACGTCCGTGCCGGCGCCCACCTCGCGTTCGTCACCCACTCGATCCCGGAGACCATGAGCGAGACCAGCGGCCCCGACGGGGGCGCGTACGTCGACCAGCACCTCAGCGCCGCGGAGGAGGTCGCGCGGCAGGTGGCCGAGACCACCGGCATCGCGCACCCGTGGCGGCTCGTCTACTGCTCGCGCTCCGGCTCGCCCGAGACGCCCTGGCTGGAGCCGGACGTCAACGACCACCTGCGCTCGCTGCACGAGGACGGCGCACCGGCGGTGGTGCTCGTGCCCAGCGGCTTCGTCTCCGACCACATGGAGGTCGTCTACGACCTCGACACCGAGGCGCTGGCGACGGCGCGCGACCTGGGCCTGCCGGCCCGCCGGGCCGCGACGGCGGGCACCGACCCGCGCTTCGTGGCCATGGTCCGCGACCTGCTCCTCGAGCGCGCCGCCGCCGAGCGGGGCGAGGCCGTGGTCCGCAACGCCGTGGGCCGCCTGGGCGCCAGCTGGGACCGCTGCCCGGTGGGCTGCTGCGCGAACCCCCGCGCGGATCGCCCGGCACTCTGTGGCGAGAGGGGCGACGCGTGA